The DNA sequence TCGGGAGCGGGAACAGCTGCGGTCGGCGCTCGACCGCTTTGCCGAGCTCTCCGGGGAGCCGCCGGAGGACGCTGCCGGCTGGTGAGGCCTGACGGCAACATCGTGCAACTGATTGACCCGAGCCTTCGGGTGCGGCCAGAGTCGTCCACGGTGACCATCCGGAACCAGGAGTCAGAGGAGTAGTGCGGAATGGCGGAGAAGGTACGGCTCGGCATCATCGGTCTGGGCACACAGGGTTCGATGTACGCGAGGTTCATCACGGACGGCCTGGTGCCCAATATGGAAATCGGCGCCTTGTGCGACATCGACCCGGCCAAGAAGGACGTCGCCGCCGAGAACTATCCCGATGCGCCGTTCTACGACGACTACATCGCGATGCTGGAAAGCGGTGATGTCGACGCCGTCGTGACCTGTGTGCCGCACTACCTGCACCCCGAGATGGGCATCGAGACGCTGCGGCACAACCTGCACGCCCTGGTGGAGAAGCCGGCCGGTGTCTACACCAAGCAGGTCAAGGAGCTGAACGCCTTCGCCGAGACGAAGCCGGACCTCACCTTCGGCATCATGTTCAACCAGCGGAACAACCCGCTGTATCGCCGGATCAAGGAGATCGTTGACGCCGGTGAGATCGGTGCCATCCGACGCACCAACTGGATCATCACCACCTGGTGGCGGCCGCAGGGCTACTACAACCAGAGTGAATGGCGTGCCACCTGGGGTGGCGAGGGCGGCGGCGTGCTGGTCAACCAGGCTCCGCACCAGCTGGACCTGTGGCAGTGGATCTGCGGTGTCCCGCGGTCGGTCTACTCCAAGGTCGCCTACGGCTTCCGTCGGGACATCGCTGTGGAGGACGAGGTCACCGCGGTGGTCGACTACGGTGACGGAGCGACCGGCGTCTTCGTGACCGCGACCCACGACCTGATCGGCACCGACCGGTTCGAGATCCTGGGCGACCAGGGCAAGATCGTGGTGGAAGGCAGCAAGACCGCGACCGTCACCCGACTGAAGCGCCCCGAACGTGAGCTCAGCGACGGCCTCAGCCTCGAGGATGTCCGCAAGCTGTTCAAGGGCGAGGTGAACACGGCCGACTACTACGAGCAGGAAGTGATCGAGTTCGAATCCGCCTGGGGCGGCCAGCACGCCGGCGTACTCGAGAACTTCGCCGCCAACATCCTGGACGGGACGCCGCTGCTGGCGCCCGGTTCCGACGGCATCAACGGAGTCCGGCTGGCCAACGCCATCCATCTGTCCAGCTGGACCGGCAGGGAGGTCCCGCTCGACTTCGACGAGGACGAGTACCTTGCCGAGCTGAACAAGCGGATCGCCGAAGAGGCGAAGTTCGAGCAGCGCAACTGACCGACGTAGCGGGGACTATGCGCTCTGAGCTTGTCGAAGCGTCCTTCGGGGAGTACGCGCTCTGAGCCTGTCGAAGAGCCCTTCGGGGAGTACGCGCTCTGAGCCTGTCGAAGAGCCCTTCGACAAGCTCAGGGCGCTTGGGGGGTCAGGGCGCGTTCAGGGTTGCGCAGGCTGATCGAGACCGCAGGACGTCAGCAGGCGGGGAAGCAGCAGCACCATCTCGGCCTCCAGATGCTTGGCTGCGGTGTCATCCCCGGCCAGTTGACGCCGCTGCGCCTGATGGAACAGCCCGTCGATGACGGCGTAGGCGGTCTCGGGTGAGAACAGGACACGGTCGCGGGACAGCTCCGCATACCGGTCCACGATCCGCCAGATCATCCGCTGAAGACTCTGGTCGATGTCTCGGACGTCGGCGCTGAACGCAGGGTCGAAGAGGCTCTGGTTGCGCAGGTCGTACCAGAGCCGATGCATGGTGGCGTCTTCGCGCAGGGTGACCGCGAGACCACCGGCGAAACCGTCCCTGAGCTCGTCCGCAGTAGCGGCTCCGGCCAGGATGTCGTCGTAGCGGGCAACGCACTGCGTCTTGTAGCGACGCACGCAGAAGGTGATCAGATCGGCCTTGTCGGTGAAGTAGTAGTGCAGCACACCATGGGAGAACTCCGAGTTCTGGGCGATCTCGCGCAGGCTCGTCCTGGCATAGCCCAGTTCGGCCAACGTCTGCAGCGCCGCGTCGGCCAGCTCGGCTCGCCGTTCGGCGAACTTGTCGACCCTGCGACGAGAGACGCGGTCCTCGTTCTTGGTCGAGACCTCCACGCTACGACTCCTTGATCCTGGTCCGCCCCCGCGAACCCTGGTCGCAATATAGCGGGTGCCGACACTCGGTGAGTTGATCTTGACCATCGGGCAGGATTCGCTTGACGTGCGTCCAAGGTAATTTTGACGACTGTCCAGATTCCGCTAGTGTTTCGGGCACGGACATCCGTGTCCCACGAGCGTCGAGGCTGCTCGGTCCCCCCCGACCCGAAGCCTGACTCGCGGAGCTCGGCCGATCTCCCCCGGGTCGGCCGAGCCGGGACGCTCTCCCCCGGATGATCACCACCTTCTGCCGCCAGTGCTGGCGATGTTTCGGCGTCGAGGAAGCGGGGTACGATCCCTCCGGCCTGCGGAGAGCCACTGGATCAGCGCCGTTGCGGCGTCGACGACCAGCCGGCGAGCCAGGGACTCCTCACAACGCCATCCACGTTGTCGCCGTCGAGGAGGATGAATGTCTGCGGGTGTCGAAACCGGACGGATCACCACTGACATACCGGCTCGGATGGACCGGTTGCCCTGGGCGCGCTTCCACTGGTTGATCGTGATCGGCCTGGGCACCGTCTGGATTCTGGACGGGCTCGAAGTGACCATCGTCGGATCCATGTCGGAGGCGCTCAAACCCGCCGGCACCGGTTTGGGGATGAGCAACTTCGACATCGGTCTGGCGGGCGCCGTCTACGTCGCGGGAGCCTGCACCGGTGCCCTGTTCTTCGGCCAGCTGACCGACAGGTTCGGCCGGAAGAAGCTCTTCATCCTGACCTTGCTGATCTACACCGCTGCAACGGTCCTGACGGCGTTCTCGATGAACCCGACCTGGTACTTCGTCTGTCGGTTTCTGACCGGTGCTGGGATCGGCGGGGAGTACGCCGCGATCAACTCCGCCATCGACGAGCTCATCCCCGCCAGATACCGGGGCCGGGTCGACGTCGCGATCAACGGGTCCTTCTGGGTCGGTGCAGCGGGTGGCGCCCTGCTCACCATCCCGTTGCTCGACCCGACCGTTCTCGATCCCAAGATCGGCTGGCGGCTCGCCTTCGGCCTCGGCGCCGTGCTGGCGCTGGCCGTACTGCTGGTCCGACGCCACGTCCCGGAGAGTCCGCGCTGGCTGTTCATCCATGGGCGCGAGGAGGAGGGTGAGCGGATCGTCCAGGACATCGAGAAGCGGGTTCACGAGGACAGCGGCAGGGAGCTGCCCTCCGTGTCCGAGACGATCACCATCCGGCAGCGCAAGTCGATCGGCATCGGTCTGATCGCCAGGACCGTATTCACGATGTACCCGAAGCGCACCGTGCTCTGCTTCTCCCTGTTCGTCGGCCAGGCCTTCCTCTACAACGCCTTCTTCTTCACCTATGGCGACACGCTGACGACGTTCCTCGATGTGAAGCAGACTGGCTGGTACATCGCGGCATTCGCGGTCAGCAACTTCGCCGGCGCACTTCTACTGGGCCATTTCTTCGACTCCGTCGGACGCGTCAAGATGATCGCCGGGACCTACATCCTGTCGGGAGTCCTGCTCGGCATCACCGGCTTCTTCCTCGGCTCGGTGACGGCCGTGAGTCTGACCTTGATCGGAGCGATCATCTTCTTCTTCGCCTCCGCTGGGGCCAGTGCGGCCTACCTGACCGCGAGCGAGGTCTTCCCGATGGAGACCCGGGCTCTGTGCATCGCCTTCTTCTACGCCATCGGGACGGCCGCAGGTGGCATCGCCGGCCCGTTGCTGTTCGGCAAGCTGATCGAGGATGCGTCCGGCAGCGGCGACATCAGCAAGATCGCGATCGGCTACTTCATCGGGTCGGCGCTGATGATCGTCGGCGGCGTCGTGGAGATCATCCTCGGGGTGAAGGCGGAGGGCCAGTCGCTGGAGAGCATCGCGACCCCGCTGACCGCCGAGGACGATGCCGAGCCGGCCGGCGGCCGGGAGTGGGAGGCCGTCCCGTCATGACACCGATGCCCCCACCGAAGCCGTCGACGGAAACCGCACGGGACCGCCACGTCTTCCACGAGATGGGTCAGATCCTTCGGGCGCTCAAGGCGGAAGGCCCGTTGACGCCGGACGAGCTCGCGAAGGCCGTAGGCGCCGCCTACTGGGAGCCCCACCGCTTCGACCGAGCGCTGGCCTTCGCGGTGGCCGACGGCCTGGTGGTCCGGACGGCCGACGGCGGGCTGCGGGTCAGCTGAGACCGCGGTCGCCGCACAGATCGACATTTCCCGGACCCCCCGGTGAAATCGTTCCCTGGAAGGAGCAAGATGGGTCCCATGATCCCTACACAGACGTTCGGCCGGACAGGCCACGACAGCACCCGCATCATCTTCGGCGCTGCGGCGCTCGGTTCCGTTACGCAGGCCGAAGCCGACCAGACCCTCGAGCTGATCCGCCAGCACGGGATCAACCACATCGACACGGCGGCGAGCTACGGTGACGCCGAGGTGCGTCTCGGCCCGTTCATCGAGCAGCACCGAAACGACTACTTCCTGGCCACCAAGACCGGCGAGCGGTCGTACCAGGCGGCCTACGACGAGATCCGTCAGTCGCTGGAGAAGATGCGGACCGACCACGTCGACCTGATCCAGCTCCACAACCTCGTCGACGAGGCGGAGTGGCAGACCGCCTTCGCCAGCGGTGGTGCGCTCGAGGCGGCGGTGCAGGCCCGCGACGAGGGACTCGTGAAGTACATCGGTGTCACCGGTCACGGTGTGACCGTGGCGTCCCAGCACCTGCGTTCGCTGGAGCAGTTCGACTTCGACTCGGTCCTGTTGCCCTACAACTTCCCGATGTCACAGAACACCCAGTACATGGACGACTTCAACGCCCTGGCCGAGGTCTGTCAGAGCCGCAACGTGGCGATGCAGACGATCAAGTCGATCACCAAGGCTCCCTGGGGCGACAAGGAGCAGGACGCTTCCACCTGGTACGAGCCGTTGCGCGACCAGGAGGCCATCGACACAGCCGTGCACTGGGTGCTCGGCCGGCCCGGCATCTACCTCAACACTGTGGGTGACATCCACATCTTGCCGAAGGTCCTCGACGCGGCCGAGCGCTTCAGCGACCGGCCGTCTGAGGAGGACATGCGGACGCTGGCCGAGCGCTGGGACATGGCGCCGCTGTTCGTCTGATGCTGAGCAGATCCCGAGCCGAGGCGCAGCGGGGGGGCGCGTCGTGACCCTCGACGACGCAGCTCTCGCTACCCAGCTGGTGCGGGCTGCCGGAGCGCTGGCAGCCCGCATGCTCGCCGAGGGTCTGGAGACCCAGCACAAGACGTCGGTCTCGGACGTGGTCTCGGCCGCAGACTTCGCGGCCGAGAAGCTGATCGTGGATCGCCTCGCCGACGAGCGACCCGGCGACGGGTTGGTCGGTGAGGAGGGGGCTCGCCGGTCCGGAGACCGCACCTGGTACATCGACCCGGTGGACGGGACCTACAACTTCCTGTCCGGCATCCCGGTGTGGTGCTCCGCGCTCGGCCTCGTCGATGGCGAAGGCCCGGTCCTGGGGGCTGTCTATCATCCGTCGATGGATGAGCTGTGGCTCGGCGGCCGTGACCTGCCGACCACCTGCAACGGACAGCCGGTGCCGCAGCTCGACCCGCGGCCGCTGGCCGAGCTGTCCCTCGCCAGCTATCTCCACCCGGCACGGATGGGTCGCGACGAGCTGCGGCAGCCCTGGCTGTCGGCCCTGTCCGGGGCCGCCACGATGCGCTCACTCGGATCTGGCTCGGTCGAGTTGGCGTCCGTCGCGGCTGGACGGCTCGGCGCATTCCTGCAGGCCGGCCCTAGCCCCTGGGACTGGTTCCCCGGGGTGGCACTGGTTCGGGCGGCCGGCGGCGTGGCGGAGGTCATCGAGCACCGCGGCCAGTCCTGGCACGTGGCCGGCAATCCGCAGGCGGTCGAGGACATCCGCTCTGCGCTGCTGTCCGGCTGCTGCGACCGCCCGCCGGGCCCGCGGCAGTAGGCCCTTTGGCGGGACAAGTTCGCTGGTCTGGCAGACGCAGGCCAAGGGAAGCGACACACTCGTTGCTGTGGCAACCCACGAGGTGACGAACCAGGTTCCGCCGCTGGTGGACTACGACGCGGCGGCGACCGACCGGCCGTTGCAGGAGGGTCTGGGCCGACTCGGTGGGGCGGCGCTGGCCGGGGGCCTGGCTGGACTCGGCCGCCGTGTCGGGGATCCTGAGGTGCAGCGCTGGGCGGCGGAAGCCAACACCTGGCCGCCCGTGCTGCGCACCCACGACCGTTATGGGCATCGGCTGGACGAGGTGGACTTCCACCCCGCCTGGCATCGGCTGATGGAGGTGGCCGTCGCCGAAGGACTGCATGGAGCACCTTGGGCAGCGACGACGGAGCACCCGCATCTGCGGCGCGCGGCCGGCTTCTACCTCTGGAGCCAGGCCGAGGCAGGTCACGGGTGCCCGATCTCGATGACCTACGCGGTCGTGCCCGCTCTGCGGCACGCACCCCAGCTGGCCGCCGCGTATGCACCAGGGCTGACCTCGACCGTCTACGATCCGGGTCTGCGTGATCCGGCGACCAAACGGGGTCTGCTGGCCGGAATGGGGATGACCGAGAAGCAGGGCGGCTCAGATGTCCGGGCCAACACGACCCGCGCCGTCGCGAGTGCCGACGGCAGCTATCGGCTGACCGGCCACAAGTGGTTCTGCTCGGCGCCGATGTGTGACGTCTTCCTGGTCCTCGCCCAGATCGAGGGCGCCGGACTGTCCTGCTTCTGCGTGCCGCGGGTGCTGCCGGGCGGCGAGCGCAACATCTTCCGGCTGCAGCGGCTCAAGGACAAGCTGGGCAACCGGTCCAACGCCTCCGCCGAGGTGGAGTTCGACGGCACGGTGGGATGGCTGGTCGGCGAGCCGGGACGTGGGGTGTCGACGATCCTCGAGATGGTCACCATGACCAGGCTGGACTGCGTCATCGGCTCAGCCGCGGGCCAGCGGGCGGCACTGGTGCAGGCAGTGCACCATGCCCGGCACCGGGCCGCGTTCGGTGCCGTACTGGTCGACCAGCCGCTGATGCGGATGGTGCTCACCGACCTGGCCCTCGAGGTCGAGGCCGCCTCCGCGTTGATGCTCAGGCTCGCCGCTGCCGTCGATGCTGGCGACCAGGCGTTTCTGCGGCTGGCGCTGGCGGCCGCCAAGTTCTGGATCTGCAAGCGGTCGCCGACGGTGGTTGGCGAGGCGCTCGAATGCCTGGGCGGCAACGGGTATGTGGAGGAGTCCGGCCTGCCGCGGCTGTTCCGGGAGTCGCCGCTGAACTCCATCTGGGAGGGGTCGGGCAACGTCATCTGCCTCGATGTGCTGCGGGCCCTCGGACGTGAGCCGGACGCTGTGCAGTCCGTGCTGGACGAGCTCGAGGCGGCCCGCGGCGGTGATGATCACTACGACCGGGCCCTGGACCGGCTGAAGATCACCATCGGCAGCGCCGACCCGGCCAACGGCCGCCGGGTGGCAGCAGCCCTGGCCCTCGCGTTGCAGGGGTCGCTGCTGATCCGGTTCGCGCCGGCGCCCGTCGCAGACGCGTTCTGCGCCAGCCGTCTTGGCGGTGACTGGGGGCACACGCTCGGCACCCTCCCGGCCGGAGTCGATGCAGCAGCGATCCTGGACCGGGCCGTCGCCGGATAGGTACCCCACCGCCGGTTGCTAGAGTGCTGGGACAGCAGCCCGCGGTATGAGGAGTCGCATGAGGTCCAGCAAGGCGGGTCCGCCGGCCGCGATGGCCCTGACGCGATGACACTGTCGCGATGACACTGACCGACCTCCTCCCCACGACCCCGGACCCGGACGCGATCTTCGACGCCTTCACCGGTTGGGCGACTGGTCGCGGCCTGCCACCGTACCCGGCGCAGACCGAGGCGCTGATCGAGATCGTCTCCGGGTCCAACGTCATCCTGTCCACCCCGACCGGCTCGGGGAAGAGCCTGGTCGCCACCGGGCAGCACTTCGCCACCCTGGCCACCGGCGGCCGTACCTTCTACACCGCGCCGATCAAGGCGCTCGTCTCGGAGAAGTTCTTCGCCGCAGTCGAGATCTTCGGACACGAGAAGGTGGGCATGATGACCGGCGATGCGTCGGTCAACTCCGGGGCGCCGGTCATCTGTTGCACGGCGGAGATCCTGGCCAACCTGGCACTGCGGCAGGGGCCGGACGCTGATGTCGCGTCAGTCGTGATGGACGAGTTCCACTACTACGCCGATCCGGACCGCGGCTGGGCCTGGCAGGTGCCCCTGATCGAGCTGCCCAGGGCGCAGTTCCTGCTGATGTCGGCCACCCTCGGCGACGTCACCCGGTTCGAGCGTGACCTGACCCGACGCACCGGCCGCTCGACCGCGGTGGTGACCTCCGTCGAACGACCCGTGCCGCTGCACTACGAATACGTCACCAGCACCCTGCACGAGACCATCGAGGAGCGGCTCAGCACCCACCAGGCACCGATCTACGTTGTGCACTTCAGTCGCGCGGCCGCGGTGGAGCAGGCCCAGAACCTGATGAGCCTGAAGGTGACCACCCGTGAGGAGAAGGATGCGATCGCCGACCTGATCGGCGGCTTCCGGTTCACCGCCGGCTTCGGCCGCACGCTGACCAGGCTGGTACGCAGCGGCATCGGTGTCCATCACGCCGGGATGTTGCCCAAGTACCGCAGGCTGGTCGAGCTGTTGGCCCAGGCCGGGCTGCTCAAGATCATCTGCGGCACCGACACGCTCGGAGTCGGCATCAACGTCCCGATCCGTACGGTGTTGATGACCAGCCTCAGCAAGTACGACGGGGTCAGGGCTCGGCTGCTGACGGCACGCGAATTCCATCAGATCGCTGGTCGTGCCGGCCGAGCCGGGTATGACTCGTCCGGCACCGTCATCGTGCAGGCACCCGACCACGTGGTCGCCAACGAGAAGGCGCTGGCCAAGGCGGGTGACGATCCGAAGAAGCGGCGCAAGGTGGTGCGCAAGAAGCCACCCGAGGGCACTGTCGGATACGGCCTCCCCACCTTCGAGCGGCTGGTGGCGGCCGAGCCGGAGGAGCTGACCTCCAGCTTCGCCGTCAGCCACTCGATGCTGCTCAACGTGATCAACCGTCCAGGTGACTGCTTCGACGCGATGAGACACCTGCTGACCAGCAATGACGAGCCCAAGGCCCGGCAGTTGAAGCACATCCGTCGTGCCGTGGCCATCTACCGGGGACTGCTCGCCACGGGCGTCGTGGAGCAGCTCGCCCACCCCGACGAGCTGGGTCGGTCCGCCCGTCTGACGGTGGACCTGCAGCCGGACTTCGCGCTCAACCAGCCGCTGTCGCCGTTCGCGCTGGCGGCGGTGGAGTTGCTGGACCGGACCTCCGAAACCTACGCCCTGGACGTGCTCTCGGTGATCGAGTCCACACTGGAGGACCCACGGCCGATCCTGTCAGCACAACGCTCGAAGGCGAAGGGCGAGGCGGTGCAGGCGATGAAGGCCGAAGGGCTGGAATACGACGAGCGGATGGAGCTGCTGGAGGAGATCACCTACCCGAAGCCGCTCGAGGAGCTGTTGCGGCACGCCTTCACGGTCTACGCCCAGGGCCATCCCTGGGTGCGTGACTATGAGCTCTCGCCCAAGTCGGTGGCGCGCGAGCTGTCCGAGCAGGCGATGACCTTCGTCGAGTACGTCTCCTGGTACGGGCTGGCGCGCTCGGAGGGGCTGGTGCTGCGCTATCTGGCCGACGCCTACAAGGCGCTGCGGCAGTCGGTGCCTGAGGAGGCCCGGACCGAGGAGCTGACCGACCTGATCGCCTGGCTCGGCGAGCTGGTCCGGCAGGTCGACTCCAGCCTGCTGGACGAGTGGGAGCAACTGCGCAACCCGACCGCGTCCGTGGAGGCCCCGCTGGGCACCGGGAGTGTGCTCGACCAGCGCCCCGCCCCGGTGACGAGTAACACCCGTGCCTTCCGGGTGCTGGTGCGCAATGCGTTGTTTCGCAGGGTCGAGCTCGCAGCCCGCCGCCGGTATGCCGAACTGGCGGAGCTCGATGCCGAGGCCGGCTGGGACGCCGAGGCCTGGGCTGCCGCACTCGAGCCGTACTTCGCTGAGCATCACGGCATCCTCACCGGGGCGAACGCGCGCGGTCCGGCGTTGTTGATCATCGACATCCTGCCCGATCGGTGGGTGGTCAGACAGATCATCGACGATCCTGCCGGCGATCACGACTGGGGCATCGGTGCCGAAGTGGATCTGGCCGCCAGCGATGAGCAGGGCGCGGCGGTGATCACGGTGACCAGCGTCGACCAGCTCTGACTAGCTCACCGGATGGGTGCGATCGACTCGCGGACCCGCCCCGATGATCCCGGATGACTGGTGCGCCCGACGGTAGGACAGCCAACCCAGAAGCATCACCAGCAGGCCGTAGCCGACGCAGGCAGGCTGCATCCAGGAATAGACGCGGACGATCATGATCTCGATCGCGATCCAGCCGACCAAGGCGGTCCCGGCGAGCATCATGACCTGGTCGGCGAAGCGATACCCGGCCCAGGAGGTGAGCGCGGCCGCCGTCATCGGCAGCCCCACTGCGACGGTCAGGGCAAGCCCCGCCAGCACCGGGCTGCCGAGCGGGACCCGGTCCATGATCGTCTCCTGAAGCGGGCCGAAGTCGATGCCACCGCCGATCAGGCCGACGGCGCCGGCGAAGCCGCCGATGGCCATCAGCGCGGCGACGACGGCGTTGGTGCGCTGCAAAGTGCGTCTCGTCATTCTCATCATGCACATCCCCTCTCCACCACCATCGTGGTCGCGGCGCGGACTGCCCGGCCAGAGGACGAAGGTCCCCCGTGGGTGCCGGCCATCACGATCCATTAACGGTGTCGCAGCGAATGAGCGCGTGCCCCGCAGCCCAAGTACTGTTTCGTCGAACGTCTCGCGGCTGGGCGGGACCCGACCGAACCGGGATTGACTGGGTTGATGCGACGCCGACGTTGGATCTGGGTGCCGATCCTTGCGGCACTCGTCATCAGCGTTGTCGGCTATGCCCATGCCCGACCGGCGACCGGCTCCCAGCAGGTGGCTGCCCCGTCGGTGATGGTCGTCGGCGACTCGATCAGCCAGGGCAGTGCCGGTGATTGGACCTGGCGATACCGGTTCGCCACCCAACTGGCAGCCGATGGTACGCAGGTCAGCATGGTCGGCCCGCGGAACTACCTCTACGACCACATCCACCGCGAACAGGGTGACACGCACTACGCCGACGCCCACTTCGACCGCGACCACGATGCCACCTGGGGCCGGCGACTGGAGGACGAGGCGACGACCATTCGCGGAGAGGTCAGGACGGCCCAGCCCGACTATCTGCTGCTGCTGATGGGCATCAACGACATGATGTCCGGCCACCGGTCGGCCGCACAGACGGAACAGAGCCTTCGCTCGTCCATAGCTGAGGCGCGGGCCGGTCGGCCGACGGTGAAGTTCGTCCTCGGGACCCTGCCACCCAACACCCGCAACGCGGAGGTCCCCGCGATCGCCGCTCGGCGGGTGGAGTACAACGAGCGACTGCGGGTCGTGGCCAAGGAACTCACGACGGGAAGGTCGCCGATCCGGGTGGCCGACGTCGCCACCGGCATCGACCCCCGGACGGACCTCTGGGACGGCCTGCACCCCAATGCGCGCGGTGAGGTGAAGATCGCTGCGGCCTTCGTCGACGCCATGGCCGGGTACGGCGTCGGGCATCGCTACCCACGTCCGCTGGTGCTGCCGGCGATCGGTCCCACCCAGCCGCCGCGTCTGAGTGTGGTATCCGCGGTCGGGGTCGTCCGCTTCAGCTGGACCGTGACGCCGGGCGCGACCGGGTACCGGCTGTGGGTGCGGGACCTCACCGCCGGCGAGACGTCCTTCAGGCCTCTGGGGAACCTGATCGGCGTCAAGCAGAACACCTGGGTCGTCACCGCACTGGCCGACGGCGCCGAGTACGAGTTCAAACTGCAGCCGGTCAAGGGGACCGCGGCCGGTGTCGCGTCCAATGTCGTCGTCGGCACCCCGCTCCCGGCGCCGGACCGGCCGCAGACCTACGCCTCGGCCCAGCCCCACTACGGCGTCCCGCTGGCCAGCCTTGCCTAGAGCCGTCAGTCGCCGATCCTTGGTTGGCCATCCTCGGCCGGAGGGTCCTCGTACAGCCAGTCGAGGGAGTCGAGTCGGCTGTTCACCGCGGCTGTCGGTCGACCGCTGAGCTTCTGGTCTGCAGCGACGACGCCGGCGACCAGGAAAGCGCCCTTGCCGAGTGCCAGGGTGTGCTGTCCCGCCTTGTAGCTGAGCGCGTGGATGTCCACCGACGGTCCCTGCTCCACTCCCAGCGCGTCACGCAACACCGGCTCGAGCCCGCCACGGGCGTCGGCGTAGGTGTCGACCTCCAGACTGGGCGGCTGGAGCCAGCCGGGATCGGGATCGCGGAAGTAGCCGACCAGCACCTGCGCCGGCTCGAACAGGGTGAAGTCGATGCTGACCTCACGGGCGGCCGCGTCCGCCCGAGACATTCGGATCCCCTCCAGTCGTGCCAGTCCGGGCGCCACCCGCGACAGCGTCGACCCGGTGTCCGTCAGCACGTTCTCGCCCGGCCTCAGCCGGAACATCTCCACCCCCTGCCCGGACGCTGTGAACCGCACCGGACGGAGGCTCGGCGCCGGGGCGGCAGCGGGCGACCCGGGCACGGGACGTCGGGTCGCTAGGTGTGATGTCCAGGGAGGTTGTATCGCCGGGGATCGGTGAGCCTGCCTGACAGACGAAGGCCTCCGGTTGTGAAGTGGAGCTGTCTAGTTCACCGCTTCGCTGACCGGAGGCCCTCGTGTCCCACGCTAACGCTGCCCTCACCCCCCGCGCCCGTTTACGGCTCGCCGAACTCGTCGTCGACCGCGGCTGGACCTTCGCCGCCGCTGCGAAGATGTTCATGGTCGCGCCTCGCACAGCGAAGAAGTGGGCCGACCGCTATCGGAGCGAAGGTGCTGCCGGGATGGTCGACCGCAGCTCGCGGCCACATTCGAGCCCGACAAAGACCACGCCGGACGTGGTCCGGCGGATCGTGCGGCTTCGGTGGCGGCACCGGCTCGGCCCGGTCCAGATCGCCGGCCGGCTTGGGATGCAGGCCTCCACCGTGCACGCCGTACT is a window from the Microlunatus panaciterrae genome containing:
- a CDS encoding Gfo/Idh/MocA family protein, whose amino-acid sequence is MAEKVRLGIIGLGTQGSMYARFITDGLVPNMEIGALCDIDPAKKDVAAENYPDAPFYDDYIAMLESGDVDAVVTCVPHYLHPEMGIETLRHNLHALVEKPAGVYTKQVKELNAFAETKPDLTFGIMFNQRNNPLYRRIKEIVDAGEIGAIRRTNWIITTWWRPQGYYNQSEWRATWGGEGGGVLVNQAPHQLDLWQWICGVPRSVYSKVAYGFRRDIAVEDEVTAVVDYGDGATGVFVTATHDLIGTDRFEILGDQGKIVVEGSKTATVTRLKRPERELSDGLSLEDVRKLFKGEVNTADYYEQEVIEFESAWGGQHAGVLENFAANILDGTPLLAPGSDGINGVRLANAIHLSSWTGREVPLDFDEDEYLAELNKRIAEEAKFEQRN
- a CDS encoding TetR/AcrR family transcriptional regulator: MEVSTKNEDRVSRRRVDKFAERRAELADAALQTLAELGYARTSLREIAQNSEFSHGVLHYYFTDKADLITFCVRRYKTQCVARYDDILAGAATADELRDGFAGGLAVTLREDATMHRLWYDLRNQSLFDPAFSADVRDIDQSLQRMIWRIVDRYAELSRDRVLFSPETAYAVIDGLFHQAQRRQLAGDDTAAKHLEAEMVLLLPRLLTSCGLDQPAQP
- a CDS encoding MFS transporter codes for the protein MSAGVETGRITTDIPARMDRLPWARFHWLIVIGLGTVWILDGLEVTIVGSMSEALKPAGTGLGMSNFDIGLAGAVYVAGACTGALFFGQLTDRFGRKKLFILTLLIYTAATVLTAFSMNPTWYFVCRFLTGAGIGGEYAAINSAIDELIPARYRGRVDVAINGSFWVGAAGGALLTIPLLDPTVLDPKIGWRLAFGLGAVLALAVLLVRRHVPESPRWLFIHGREEEGERIVQDIEKRVHEDSGRELPSVSETITIRQRKSIGIGLIARTVFTMYPKRTVLCFSLFVGQAFLYNAFFFTYGDTLTTFLDVKQTGWYIAAFAVSNFAGALLLGHFFDSVGRVKMIAGTYILSGVLLGITGFFLGSVTAVSLTLIGAIIFFFASAGASAAYLTASEVFPMETRALCIAFFYAIGTAAGGIAGPLLFGKLIEDASGSGDISKIAIGYFIGSALMIVGGVVEIILGVKAEGQSLESIATPLTAEDDAEPAGGREWEAVPS
- a CDS encoding MarR family transcriptional regulator translates to MTPMPPPKPSTETARDRHVFHEMGQILRALKAEGPLTPDELAKAVGAAYWEPHRFDRALAFAVADGLVVRTADGGLRVS
- a CDS encoding aldo/keto reductase, translating into MIPTQTFGRTGHDSTRIIFGAAALGSVTQAEADQTLELIRQHGINHIDTAASYGDAEVRLGPFIEQHRNDYFLATKTGERSYQAAYDEIRQSLEKMRTDHVDLIQLHNLVDEAEWQTAFASGGALEAAVQARDEGLVKYIGVTGHGVTVASQHLRSLEQFDFDSVLLPYNFPMSQNTQYMDDFNALAEVCQSRNVAMQTIKSITKAPWGDKEQDASTWYEPLRDQEAIDTAVHWVLGRPGIYLNTVGDIHILPKVLDAAERFSDRPSEEDMRTLAERWDMAPLFV
- a CDS encoding inositol monophosphatase family protein; amino-acid sequence: MTLDDAALATQLVRAAGALAARMLAEGLETQHKTSVSDVVSAADFAAEKLIVDRLADERPGDGLVGEEGARRSGDRTWYIDPVDGTYNFLSGIPVWCSALGLVDGEGPVLGAVYHPSMDELWLGGRDLPTTCNGQPVPQLDPRPLAELSLASYLHPARMGRDELRQPWLSALSGAATMRSLGSGSVELASVAAGRLGAFLQAGPSPWDWFPGVALVRAAGGVAEVIEHRGQSWHVAGNPQAVEDIRSALLSGCCDRPPGPRQ
- a CDS encoding acyl-CoA dehydrogenase family protein → MATHEVTNQVPPLVDYDAAATDRPLQEGLGRLGGAALAGGLAGLGRRVGDPEVQRWAAEANTWPPVLRTHDRYGHRLDEVDFHPAWHRLMEVAVAEGLHGAPWAATTEHPHLRRAAGFYLWSQAEAGHGCPISMTYAVVPALRHAPQLAAAYAPGLTSTVYDPGLRDPATKRGLLAGMGMTEKQGGSDVRANTTRAVASADGSYRLTGHKWFCSAPMCDVFLVLAQIEGAGLSCFCVPRVLPGGERNIFRLQRLKDKLGNRSNASAEVEFDGTVGWLVGEPGRGVSTILEMVTMTRLDCVIGSAAGQRAALVQAVHHARHRAAFGAVLVDQPLMRMVLTDLALEVEAASALMLRLAAAVDAGDQAFLRLALAAAKFWICKRSPTVVGEALECLGGNGYVEESGLPRLFRESPLNSIWEGSGNVICLDVLRALGREPDAVQSVLDELEAARGGDDHYDRALDRLKITIGSADPANGRRVAAALALALQGSLLIRFAPAPVADAFCASRLGGDWGHTLGTLPAGVDAAAILDRAVAG